In the Streptomyces sp. WMMC940 genome, TATCCGGGCCGTTGGCCTCTACGGGTACTAGTGAGCGGCGGCGCGGGCCATGCTGCCGCGTCCTGACGGCATCTGGACGGCCGACTGCCGACCCGGTGCCGCCGAACCACGGCGCGGCTGCGCCGATGCGCCGTTCTGAACGTCCATCACGGCGTGCGCCACGAGTCCGCCCATGGGGTCGTGCCTGATCAGATCCCGGAGCCGGGAGCGGGATGACCGCCCCTCGTTGCCGGGATAGAGGTGCTTGCCCAGGCCGACCGCGTGCGCCAGTGCGGCGAGTGCGGCCGTCCGGGGGTCCGGCGGTACGCCGGTGCGGATCGCGCTGTCCAGCCGGGCCCTGATCTCCCGGCTGATCGTCGTGTCCGTCGCCTGGTAGCGAGTCGTCGGCAGCACCCCGCACATCTGGCCCGCCACGGCATGGACCATGCCGCACCTTTCCAGATGTGAAAGGTAGGTCTGGCGCAACCCCAGCCGGGGCCCGCCGATCCAGTGGACAGCGCGGACCGGACTGCCGCGCCTGCGCAGCAGTTCCAGTGCGGAGTCCAGTGTCGGATCTCCTGTCGGCCGTGGCATCACCACGGCGATACGATCCCCGTCTGGGGCTATCCGTCCTGCCAGGGCCAGCTCCACTAGCTGTGCTCCGGCCAGGCCGAGGTCGAGCGACTGCGGCTGCGCTGTGG is a window encoding:
- a CDS encoding GOLPH3/VPS74 family protein, with product MGRSRRTLPEELLLLALDPATGTTAQPQSLDLGLAGAQLVELALAGRIAPDGDRIAVVMPRPTGDPTLDSALELLRRRGSPVRAVHWIGGPRLGLRQTYLSHLERCGMVHAVAGQMCGVLPTTRYQATDTTISREIRARLDSAIRTGVPPDPRTAALAALAHAVGLGKHLYPGNEGRSSRSRLRDLIRHDPMGGLVAHAVMDVQNGASAQPRRGSAAPGRQSAVQMPSGRGSMARAAAH